In Salmonella enterica subsp. enterica serovar Typhimurium str. LT2, a single window of DNA contains:
- the pduF gene encoding propanediol utilization protein (propanediol diffusion facilitator; propanediol diffusion facilitator. (SW:PDUF_SALTY)), which translates to MNDSLKAQCGAEFLGTGLFLFFGIGCLSALKVAGASLGLWEICIIWGLGISLAVYLTAGISGGHLNPAVTIALWLFACFPKQKVLPYIIAQFAGAFGGALLAYVLYSSLFTEFETAHHMVRGSVESLQLASIFSTYPAAALNVWQAALVEVVITSILMGMIMALTDDGNGIPKGPLAPLLIGILVAVIGASTGPLTGFAMNPARDFGPKLFTWLAGWGNMAMSGGREIPYFIVPIVAPVIGACAGAAIYRYFIGKNLPCNRCEL; encoded by the coding sequence ATGAATGATTCTCTAAAGGCGCAATGTGGTGCGGAATTTTTAGGCACCGGACTCTTTTTGTTTTTTGGTATCGGTTGTTTGAGCGCGCTCAAAGTCGCAGGCGCCAGCCTCGGATTATGGGAGATTTGCATTATTTGGGGGCTTGGAATTTCACTGGCCGTTTACCTTACTGCCGGAATCTCCGGCGGACATCTTAACCCTGCGGTGACGATTGCGCTGTGGCTGTTTGCCTGCTTCCCCAAACAGAAAGTATTGCCTTATATTATTGCCCAGTTTGCCGGCGCTTTTGGCGGCGCTCTGCTGGCGTATGTGCTTTATAGTAGCCTTTTTACTGAATTTGAGACTGCGCATCATATGGTGCGCGGTAGCGTCGAAAGTTTGCAATTAGCCAGCATTTTCAGTACCTATCCGGCCGCAGCGCTAAATGTATGGCAGGCTGCGTTGGTGGAAGTGGTCATTACGTCGATTCTGATGGGCATGATCATGGCATTGACGGATGATGGCAATGGCATTCCTAAAGGGCCGCTTGCGCCTTTGCTTATTGGGATACTGGTTGCCGTTATCGGCGCGTCTACTGGACCCCTTACCGGTTTTGCAATGAACCCGGCGCGTGATTTCGGTCCCAAACTGTTCACATGGTTAGCGGGGTGGGGGAACATGGCGATGAGCGGTGGGCGAGAGATCCCTTATTTTATCGTGCCGATTGTCGCGCCTGTTATCGGCGCCTGTGCCGGAGCAGCCATATATCGCTATTTTATTGGTAAGAATTTACCTTGTAACCGCTGTGAACTGTAA
- the pduH gene encoding propanediol utilization diol dehydratase reactivation protein yields MDSNHSAPAIVITVINDCASLWHEVLLGIEEEGIPFLLQHHPAGDIVDSAWQAARSSPLLVGIACDRHSLVVHYKNLPASAPLFTLMHHQDSQAQRNTGNNAARLVKGIPFRDLHA; encoded by the coding sequence ATGGACAGTAATCACAGCGCCCCGGCTATCGTCATTACCGTTATCAACGACTGCGCCAGCCTCTGGCACGAAGTGCTGCTGGGCATTGAAGAGGAAGGCATCCCTTTCCTGCTTCAGCATCACCCGGCTGGAGATATCGTTGACAGCGCCTGGCAGGCGGCGCGCAGCTCGCCGCTGCTGGTCGGCATTGCCTGCGATCGACACTCGCTGGTCGTGCATTACAAGAATTTACCCGCATCGGCGCCGCTTTTTACGCTGATGCATCATCAGGACAGTCAGGCCCAACGCAACACCGGTAATAACGCGGCACGGCTGGTCAAAGGGATCCCCTTTCGGGATCTCCATGCTTAA
- the pduK gene encoding propanediol utilization protein (polyhedral bodies; similar to E. coli detox protein (AAC75510.1); Blastp hit to AAC75510.1 (111 aa), 35% identity in aa 9 - 92), with the protein MANKEHRVKQSLGLLEVCGLALAISCADIMAKSASITLLALEKTNGSGWMVIKITGDVASVQAAITTGAHFAEQWNGLVAHKVIARPGEGILLAETPSPSVIEPEPEASEIADVVSEAPAEEAPQESELVSCNLCLDPKCPRQKGEPRTLCIHSGKRGEA; encoded by the coding sequence ATGGCGAATAAGGAGCACCGCGTGAAGCAATCACTGGGATTACTTGAAGTTTGTGGTCTGGCACTGGCTATCAGCTGCGCCGATATCATGGCGAAATCCGCTTCTATCACGCTGCTCGCCCTCGAAAAGACCAATGGTTCAGGCTGGATGGTGATTAAAATTACCGGTGATGTGGCCTCCGTTCAGGCGGCTATCACCACCGGTGCGCATTTCGCCGAACAGTGGAATGGCCTGGTGGCCCACAAGGTTATCGCCAGGCCCGGAGAAGGGATCCTGCTCGCAGAGACACCCTCCCCCTCCGTCATTGAACCTGAGCCTGAAGCGTCAGAGATAGCTGATGTCGTTTCTGAAGCGCCAGCCGAAGAGGCCCCGCAGGAATCAGAACTGGTCAGCTGCAATCTGTGTCTGGATCCAAAATGTCCGCGCCAGAAGGGCGAACCTCGTACGCTTTGCATTCATTCCGGCAAGCGAGGTGAAGCGTAA
- the pduE gene encoding propanediol utilization dehydratase, small subunit encodes MNTDAIESMVRDVLSRMNSLQGDAPAAAPAAGGTSRSAKVSDYPLANKHPEWVKTATNKTLDDFTLENVLSNKVTAQDMRITPETLRLQASIAKDAGRDRLAMNFERAAELTAVPDDRILEIYNALRPYRSTKEELLAIADDLENRYQAKICAAFVREAAGLYVERKKLKGDD; translated from the coding sequence ATGAATACCGACGCAATTGAATCGATGGTCCGGGACGTATTGAGCCGCATGAACAGCCTGCAGGGCGATGCGCCAGCAGCGGCTCCTGCGGCAGGCGGCACGTCCCGCAGCGCAAAGGTCAGCGACTACCCGCTGGCGAACAAACACCCGGAATGGGTGAAAACCGCCACCAATAAAACGCTGGACGACTTTACGCTGGAAAACGTGCTGAGCAATAAAGTCACCGCTCAGGATATGCGTATTACCCCGGAAACCCTGCGCTTACAGGCCTCTATCGCCAAAGATGCGGGTCGCGACCGGCTGGCGATGAACTTCGAACGCGCCGCCGAACTGACCGCGGTACCGGACGATCGCATTCTTGAAATCTACAACGCCCTTCGTCCGTATCGTTCAACGAAAGAAGAGCTGCTCGCTATCGCCGACGATCTCGAAAACCGTTATCAGGCAAAGATTTGCGCAGCTTTCGTTCGTGAAGCGGCAGGGCTGTACGTTGAGCGTAAAAAACTCAAAGGCGACGATTAA
- the pduL gene encoding propanediol utilization protein, with translation MDKELLQSTVRKVLDEMRQRPIPLGVSNRHIHLSAQDYERLFPGHPISEKKALLQPGQYAAEQTVTLVGPKGQLKNVRLLGPLRSVSQVEISRTDARTLGIAAPLRMSGNLKGTPGIRLVSPFAELELPSGVIVAQRHIHMSPLDALILRVSHGDMVSVAIEGDDRGLIFNNVAIRVSPDMRLEMHIDTDEANAAGADNPHAFARLVGPR, from the coding sequence ATGGATAAAGAGCTTCTGCAATCAACGGTCCGTAAAGTTCTCGACGAGATGCGCCAGCGGCCTATTCCGCTGGGCGTCTCAAACCGTCATATCCACCTGTCCGCACAGGATTATGAGCGGCTGTTTCCCGGCCATCCCATCAGCGAGAAAAAAGCGCTGCTGCAGCCGGGACAATACGCCGCGGAGCAAACCGTCACTCTGGTGGGACCGAAAGGGCAGCTCAAAAATGTGCGCCTGCTCGGCCCGCTGCGCTCGGTAAGCCAGGTGGAAATTTCGCGTACCGATGCGAGAACGCTGGGGATTGCCGCGCCGCTGAGAATGTCCGGCAACCTGAAGGGGACGCCGGGCATCCGCCTGGTCAGCCCCTTTGCCGAACTGGAGCTGCCTTCCGGGGTTATCGTCGCGCAGCGGCATATCCATATGTCGCCGCTTGATGCGCTGATCCTGCGGGTTTCCCACGGCGATATGGTCTCCGTGGCGATTGAAGGCGACGATCGCGGGCTGATTTTCAACAACGTGGCGATTCGCGTTTCACCGGACATGCGCCTCGAAATGCACATTGATACCGATGAAGCCAACGCCGCTGGTGCCGATAACCCGCATGCCTTTGCCCGGCTGGTAGGCCCGCGATGA
- the pduC gene encoding propanediol utilization dehydratase, large subunit (glycerol dehydratase large subunit. (SW:DHAB_SALTY)), translating to MRSKRFEALAKRPVNQDGFVKEWIEEGFIAMESPNDPKPSIKIVNGAVTELDGKPVSEFDLIDHFIARYGINLNRAEEVMAMDSVKLANMLCDPNVKRSEIVPLTTAMTPAKIVEVVSHMNVVEMMMAMQKMRARRTPSQQAHVTNVKDNPVQIAADAAEGAWRGFDEQETTVAVARYAPFNAIALLVGSQVGRPGVLTQCSLEEATELKLGMLGHTCYAETISVYGTEPVFTDGDDTPWSKGFLASSYASRGLKMRFTSGSGSEVQMGYAEGKSMLYLEARCIYITKAAGVQGLQNGSVSCIGVPSAVPSGIRAVLAENLICSSLDLECASSNDQTFTHSDMRRTARLLMQFLPGTDFISSGYSAVPNYDNMFAGSNEDAEDFDDYNVIQRDLKVDGGLRPVREEDVIAIRNKAARALQAVFAGMGLPPITDEEVEAATYAHGSKDMPERNIVEDIKFAQEIINKNRNGLEVVKALAQGGFTDVAQDMLNIQKAKLTGDYLHTSAIIVGDGQVLSAVNDVNDYAGPATGYRLQGERWEEIKNIPGALDPNEID from the coding sequence ATGAGATCGAAAAGATTTGAAGCACTGGCGAAACGCCCTGTGAATCAGGACGGCTTTGTTAAGGAGTGGATCGAAGAAGGCTTTATCGCGATGGAAAGCCCGAACGACCCAAAACCGTCGATAAAAATCGTTAACGGCGCGGTAACCGAGCTGGACGGAAAACCGGTTAGCGAATTCGACCTGATCGACCACTTTATCGCCCGCTACGGCATCAACCTGAACCGCGCCGAAGAAGTGATGGCGATGGATTCGGTCAAGCTGGCTAACATGCTGTGCGATCCGAACGTCAAGCGCAGCGAAATCGTTCCGCTAACCACCGCGATGACCCCAGCGAAAATTGTCGAAGTGGTTTCGCATATGAACGTGGTTGAGATGATGATGGCGATGCAGAAAATGCGCGCCCGCCGTACTCCATCTCAACAGGCGCACGTCACCAACGTTAAAGACAACCCGGTGCAAATTGCCGCCGATGCCGCCGAAGGCGCATGGCGCGGGTTTGACGAACAAGAGACGACGGTTGCGGTAGCGCGCTATGCGCCGTTCAACGCCATCGCGCTGCTGGTTGGTTCTCAGGTAGGTCGTCCGGGGGTACTGACTCAATGCTCGCTGGAAGAAGCCACCGAGCTGAAGCTCGGCATGCTGGGCCACACCTGCTACGCCGAAACCATCTCCGTTTACGGCACCGAGCCGGTCTTCACCGACGGTGACGATACCCCATGGTCGAAGGGCTTCTTAGCCTCTTCCTACGCCTCTCGCGGCCTGAAAATGCGCTTCACCTCCGGCTCCGGCTCCGAAGTGCAGATGGGCTACGCCGAAGGCAAATCCATGCTGTATCTGGAAGCGCGCTGCATCTATATCACCAAAGCCGCGGGCGTTCAGGGGCTGCAAAACGGCTCCGTAAGCTGCATCGGCGTACCGTCTGCCGTGCCGTCAGGCATTCGTGCCGTGCTGGCGGAAAACCTGATCTGCTCTTCGCTGGATCTGGAATGCGCCTCCAGTAACGACCAGACCTTCACCCACTCCGATATGCGTCGTACCGCTCGCCTGCTGATGCAGTTCCTGCCGGGTACCGACTTTATCTCCTCCGGTTATTCCGCGGTGCCGAACTACGACAACATGTTCGCCGGTTCCAACGAAGATGCGGAAGACTTTGACGACTACAACGTTATCCAGCGTGACCTGAAAGTGGACGGCGGTCTGCGCCCGGTTCGCGAAGAGGACGTTATCGCCATCCGTAACAAAGCCGCCCGCGCGCTGCAGGCCGTGTTTGCCGGAATGGGACTGCCGCCGATTACCGATGAAGAAGTTGAAGCCGCGACCTATGCCCACGGTTCGAAAGATATGCCGGAGCGCAACATCGTCGAAGACATCAAGTTCGCCCAGGAAATCATCAATAAAAACCGCAACGGTCTGGAAGTTGTGAAAGCGCTGGCTCAGGGCGGGTTTACCGACGTGGCCCAGGACATGCTCAACATCCAGAAAGCCAAGCTAACCGGCGACTATTTGCACACCTCCGCCATTATCGTCGGCGACGGACAAGTGCTCTCTGCGGTTAATGACGTCAATGACTATGCCGGTCCGGCAACAGGTTATCGCCTGCAGGGAGAACGCTGGGAAGAGATTAAAAACATCCCTGGCGCTCTTGATCCCAACGAGATTGATTAA
- the pocR gene encoding propanediol utilization protein (AraC family transcriptional regulation; regulatory protein POCR. (SW:POCR_SALTY)), protein MISASALNSELINKIAQDFAQATGLAVVVVNIHGDEISELFNFTPFCQLMRQHPQHSTRCRMSDRCGGLEASKSDQPCIYRCHAGLTDFSIPLVIAGHLVGFVLCGQVRLSNDVELVNILNVDDRWQADPELLNEFRNVPEMDYSRVIASADLLKLIVENCLKKQLNFVVIKDNPQQSEANKTTRGPTPHDSKMKKALRYIDAHLSDDLRLEDVASHVYLSPYYFSKLFKKYQGIGFNAWVNRQRMVSARELLCHSDWSIASIARNLGFSQTSYFCKVFRQTYQVTPQAYRQQINENSHPPSL, encoded by the coding sequence ATGATTTCTGCGAGCGCTCTGAACTCAGAACTCATTAATAAAATCGCACAGGATTTTGCACAAGCCACCGGTCTGGCGGTTGTGGTTGTCAATATTCATGGTGATGAAATATCTGAGCTATTCAATTTCACGCCGTTTTGTCAGTTGATGCGGCAGCATCCCCAGCATAGTACACGTTGTCGTATGAGCGATCGCTGCGGGGGACTGGAGGCATCGAAGTCCGATCAACCCTGTATTTATCGTTGTCATGCCGGTCTAACGGATTTTTCTATTCCGCTGGTAATCGCAGGGCATTTAGTTGGCTTTGTTTTATGCGGGCAGGTTCGTTTAAGTAATGACGTGGAGCTGGTAAACATTCTTAATGTTGACGATCGCTGGCAGGCTGACCCTGAGCTCTTGAATGAATTTCGGAATGTGCCAGAGATGGACTATTCACGCGTTATCGCTTCCGCCGATCTTCTTAAACTGATTGTTGAGAATTGCCTGAAAAAACAGCTCAATTTCGTGGTTATCAAAGACAATCCGCAGCAATCGGAGGCAAATAAAACCACTCGTGGTCCCACTCCGCATGACAGTAAAATGAAAAAAGCGCTTCGCTATATTGATGCGCATTTGTCCGACGATCTTCGTCTTGAGGATGTCGCCTCACATGTCTATCTCAGCCCCTATTACTTCAGTAAGCTATTCAAGAAATATCAGGGAATCGGATTTAATGCGTGGGTAAACCGCCAGAGAATGGTTAGCGCCAGAGAATTGCTTTGCCATAGTGACTGGAGTATTGCCAGTATTGCGCGTAATTTAGGCTTTTCGCAAACCAGCT
- the pudB gene encoding propanediol utilization protein (polyhedral bodies; propanediol utilization protein PDUB. (SW:PDUB_SALTY)), with translation MAEKSCSLTEFVGTAIGDTLGLVIANVDTALLDAMKLEKRYRSIGILGARTGAGPHIMAADEAVKATNTEVVSIELPRDTKGGAGHGSLIILGGNDVSDVKRGIEVALKELDRTFGDVYGNEAGHIELQYTARASYALEKAFGAPIGRACGIIVGAPASVGVLMADTALKSANVEVVAYSSPAHGTSFSNEAILVISGDSGAVRQAVTSAREIGKTVLATLGSEPKNDRPSYI, from the coding sequence ATGGCAGAAAAAAGCTGCAGTTTAACGGAATTTGTCGGGACCGCCATTGGCGATACCCTGGGCCTGGTTATCGCCAACGTCGATACCGCCCTGCTGGACGCGATGAAACTTGAGAAGCGCTATCGTTCCATCGGCATTCTCGGCGCCCGCACCGGCGCAGGCCCGCACATTATGGCGGCGGACGAAGCGGTGAAAGCCACCAACACCGAAGTGGTCAGCATTGAGCTGCCGCGCGATACCAAAGGCGGCGCGGGCCACGGTTCGCTGATTATTTTAGGCGGTAACGACGTTTCCGACGTCAAGCGCGGTATCGAAGTCGCGCTGAAAGAGCTGGACCGCACCTTCGGTGATGTTTACGGCAACGAAGCCGGACATATCGAGCTGCAGTACACCGCTCGCGCCAGCTATGCGCTGGAAAAAGCGTTCGGCGCGCCGATTGGCCGCGCCTGCGGCATTATCGTCGGCGCTCCGGCTTCCGTCGGCGTACTGATGGCCGATACCGCGCTGAAGTCAGCCAACGTTGAAGTCGTGGCGTACAGCTCTCCGGCGCACGGCACCAGCTTTAGTAACGAAGCTATTCTGGTGATTTCCGGCGACTCCGGCGCGGTCCGTCAGGCGGTGACCTCCGCCCGCGAAATCGGCAAAACCGTCCTTGCGACCCTCGGTTCTGAACCGAAAAACGATCGTCCGTCCTACATCTGA
- the pduJ gene encoding propanediol utilization protein (polyhedral bodies; similar to E. coli detox protein (AAC75510.1); Blastp hit to AAC75510.1 (111 aa), 64% identity in aa 17 - 101), producing MNNALGLVETKGLVGAIEAADAMVKSANVQLVGYEKIGSGLVTVMVRGDVGAVKAAVDAGSAAASVVGEVKSCHVIPRPHSDVEAILPKSA from the coding sequence ATGAATAACGCACTGGGACTGGTTGAAACAAAAGGGCTGGTCGGCGCCATTGAAGCCGCCGATGCAATGGTTAAATCCGCCAACGTACAGCTGGTGGGCTACGAAAAAATTGGTTCTGGCCTGGTGACCGTCATGGTTCGCGGCGATGTCGGCGCGGTTAAAGCAGCCGTAGATGCCGGCAGCGCAGCGGCAAGCGTCGTGGGTGAAGTGAAATCCTGCCACGTTATCCCGCGTCCGCACAGCGATGTTGAGGCCATTTTACCGAAATCAGCCTAA
- the pduG gene encoding propanediol utilization diol dehydratase reactivation protein: MRYIAGIDIGNSSTEVALARQDETGALTITHSALAETTGIKGTLRNVFGIQEALALVAKRAGINVRDISLIRINEATPVIGDVAMETITETIITESTMIGHNPKTPGGAGLGVGITITPEELLTRPADSSYILVVSSAFDFADIANVINASMRAGYQITGVILQRDDGVLVSNRLEKSLPIVDEVLYIDRIPLGMLAAIEVAVPGKVIETLSNPYGIATVFNLNADETKNIVPMARALIGNRSAVVVKTPSGDVKARAIPAGNLELQAQGRTVRVDVAAGAEAIMKAVDGCGKLDNVTGEAGTNIGGMLEHVRQTMAELTNKPSSEIFIQDLLAVDTSVPVSVTGGLAGEFSLEQAVGIASMVKSDRLQMAMIAREIEQKLNIDVQIGGAEAEAAILGALTTPGTTRPLAILDLGAGSTDASIINPKGEIIATHLAGAGDMVTMIIARELGLEDRYLAEEIKKYPLAKVESLFHLRHEDGSVQFFPTPLPPAVFARVCVVKPDELVPLPGDLALEKVRAIRRSAKERVFVTNALRALRQVSPTGNIRDIPFVVLVGGSSLDFEVPQLVTDALAHYRLVAGRGNIRGSEGPRNAVATGLILSWHKEFAHGQ, from the coding sequence ATGCGATATATAGCTGGCATTGACATCGGTAACTCATCAACGGAAGTCGCACTGGCGCGGCAAGATGAGACTGGCGCACTGACGATTACACACAGCGCGCTGGCGGAAACCACCGGGATCAAAGGCACGTTGCGTAACGTGTTCGGCATTCAGGAAGCGCTCGCCCTCGTCGCAAAGCGCGCGGGGATCAATGTCAGAGATATTTCGCTCATCCGCATTAACGAAGCCACGCCGGTGATTGGCGATGTGGCGATGGAAACCATTACCGAAACCATCATCACCGAATCGACAATGATCGGCCATAACCCAAAAACGCCGGGCGGAGCAGGCCTTGGTGTGGGTATCACGATTACGCCGGAGGAGCTGTTAACCCGCCCGGCGGACTCGTCCTATATTCTGGTGGTATCGTCAGCCTTTGATTTTGCTGATATCGCCAATGTTATCAACGCCTCAATGCGCGCCGGATACCAGATTACCGGCGTCATTTTGCAGCGCGACGATGGCGTACTGGTCAGCAACCGGCTGGAAAAATCGCTACCGATTGTCGATGAAGTTCTGTACATCGACCGCATTCCGCTGGGGATGCTGGCGGCGATTGAAGTCGCCGTGCCGGGAAAGGTTATCGAAACCCTCTCTAACCCTTACGGCATCGCCACCGTATTTAATCTCAACGCCGATGAGACAAAAAACATCGTCCCGATGGCGCGCGCGCTGATTGGCAACCGTTCCGCCGTGGTGGTTAAAACGCCATCCGGCGACGTCAAAGCGCGCGCAATACCCGCCGGTAACCTGGAGCTGCAGGCTCAGGGTCGTACCGTGCGCGTGGATGTTGCCGCCGGTGCCGAAGCCATCATGAAAGCGGTGGACGGTTGCGGCAAGCTCGACAACGTCACCGGCGAGGCCGGGACCAATATCGGCGGCATGCTGGAGCACGTGCGCCAGACCATGGCCGAACTGACCAACAAGCCGAGCAGTGAGATTTTCATTCAGGATCTACTGGCCGTTGACACCTCGGTTCCGGTGAGCGTCACCGGCGGTCTGGCCGGGGAGTTCTCGCTGGAGCAGGCCGTCGGCATCGCCTCGATGGTGAAATCAGACCGTCTGCAGATGGCGATGATTGCCCGTGAAATTGAGCAGAAGCTTAATATCGACGTGCAGATCGGCGGCGCTGAGGCTGAAGCCGCCATTCTGGGCGCGCTGACCACGCCGGGTACCACCCGACCGCTGGCGATCCTCGACCTCGGCGCGGGCTCCACCGATGCCTCCATCATCAACCCTAAAGGCGAAATCATCGCCACCCATCTCGCCGGGGCAGGCGACATGGTCACGATGATTATTGCCCGCGAACTGGGGCTGGAAGACCGCTATCTGGCGGAAGAGATCAAAAAATACCCGCTGGCTAAGGTCGAAAGCCTGTTCCACTTACGCCACGAGGACGGCAGCGTCCAGTTCTTCCCGACGCCGCTGCCTCCCGCCGTGTTCGCCCGCGTCTGCGTGGTGAAACCGGACGAACTGGTGCCGCTTCCCGGCGACTTAGCGCTGGAAAAAGTGCGCGCCATTCGCCGCAGCGCTAAAGAACGCGTCTTTGTCACCAACGCCCTGCGCGCGCTGCGCCAGGTCAGTCCAACCGGCAACATTCGCGATATTCCGTTCGTGGTGCTGGTCGGCGGCTCGTCGCTGGATTTCGAAGTTCCGCAGCTGGTCACCGATGCGCTGGCGCACTACCGCCTGGTCGCCGGGCGAGGAAATATTCGCGGCAGCGAAGGCCCAAGAAACGCGGTGGCCACCGGCCTGATTCTCTCCTGGCATAAGGAGTTTGCGCATGGACAGTAA
- the pduD gene encoding propanediol utilization dehydratase, medium subunit, giving the protein MEINEKLLRQIIEDVLRDMKGSDKPVSFNAPAASTAPQTAAPAGDGFLTEVGEARQGTQQDEVIIAVGPAFGLAQTVNIVGLPHKSILREVIAGIEEEGIKARVIRCFKSSDVAFVAVEGNRLSGSGISIGIQSKGTTVIHQQGLPPLSNLELFPQAPLLTLETYRQIGKNAARYAKRESPQPVPTLNDQMARPKYQAKSAILHIKETKYVVTGKNPQELRVAL; this is encoded by the coding sequence ATGGAAATTAATGAAAAATTGCTGCGCCAGATAATTGAAGACGTACTCCGCGATATGAAGGGCAGCGATAAACCCGTCTCGTTTAATGCGCCTGCGGCATCCACAGCACCACAGACCGCTGCGCCTGCGGGCGACGGCTTTCTGACCGAAGTGGGCGAAGCGCGCCAGGGCACTCAGCAGGACGAAGTCATTATCGCCGTCGGCCCGGCATTTGGCCTGGCGCAAACCGTCAATATCGTCGGCTTACCGCATAAGAGCATTCTGCGCGAAGTCATTGCCGGTATTGAAGAAGAAGGCATCAAGGCGCGCGTGATTCGCTGCTTTAAATCTTCCGACGTGGCGTTCGTCGCCGTTGAAGGTAACCGCCTGAGCGGATCCGGCATCTCCATCGGCATCCAGTCGAAAGGTACTACGGTTATCCACCAGCAGGGGCTACCGCCGCTCTCCAACCTGGAGCTGTTCCCGCAGGCACCGCTGCTGACGCTGGAAACCTACCGTCAGATTGGTAAAAACGCCGCCCGCTATGCGAAACGAGAATCACCGCAGCCGGTCCCTACGCTCAATGACCAGATGGCACGCCCGAAGTACCAGGCAAAGTCGGCCATTTTGCATATTAAAGAGACCAAGTACGTCGTGACGGGCAAAAACCCGCAGGAACTGCGCGTGGCGCTTTGA
- the pduA gene encoding propanediol utilization protein (polyhedral bodies; propanediol utilization protein PDUA. (SW:PDUA_SALTY)), which produces MQQEALGMVETKGLTAAIEAADAMVKSANVMLVGYEKIGSGLVTVIVRGDVGAVKAATDAGAAAARNVGEVKAVHVIPRPHTDVEKILPKGISQ; this is translated from the coding sequence ATGCAACAAGAAGCACTAGGAATGGTAGAAACCAAAGGCTTAACCGCAGCCATAGAGGCCGCTGATGCAATGGTTAAGTCAGCCAATGTGATGTTAGTGGGCTATGAAAAGATTGGCTCCGGGCTGGTAACCGTCATCGTGCGCGGCGATGTTGGCGCGGTCAAAGCGGCCACCGATGCAGGTGCCGCAGCCGCACGCAACGTGGGTGAAGTGAAAGCCGTACACGTCATCCCACGCCCTCACACCGATGTAGAAAAAATCTTACCGAAGGGAATTAGCCAATGA
- the pduM gene encoding propanediol utilization protein, translating into MNGETLQRIVEEIVSRLHRRAQSTATLSVTQLRDADCPALFCQHASLRILLIDLPLLGQLADAETGDAAARKIHDALAFGIRVQLSLHSQLLPVIPVKKLARLPLVFTDEHGLPLVLHAGSVLSYRDVALLSRGRVVVHRKCIVTAMARDAANARNIQLIKQE; encoded by the coding sequence ATGAACGGCGAAACCCTGCAGCGCATTGTCGAGGAGATTGTCTCCCGGCTGCATCGCCGTGCCCAGAGCACGGCGACGCTGAGCGTTACGCAACTTCGCGATGCCGACTGTCCAGCACTGTTCTGTCAGCACGCGTCGCTGCGCATCCTGCTCATCGACCTGCCGCTGCTGGGTCAGCTTGCGGATGCAGAAACCGGCGATGCCGCCGCCCGGAAAATTCACGACGCGCTGGCGTTTGGCATCCGCGTACAGCTCAGCCTGCACAGCCAGCTGCTGCCGGTTATCCCGGTAAAAAAACTGGCTCGTCTGCCGCTGGTATTCACCGATGAGCACGGACTGCCGCTGGTTCTGCATGCGGGTTCGGTGCTGAGCTATCGCGATGTCGCGCTGCTAAGCCGGGGGCGTGTGGTTGTCCACCGCAAATGCATCGTGACCGCCATGGCGCGTGACGCGGCCAATGCGCGGAATATTCAATTAATTAAGCAGGAGTAA